In Mytilus edulis chromosome 13, xbMytEdul2.2, whole genome shotgun sequence, a single window of DNA contains:
- the LOC139501063 gene encoding uncharacterized protein, producing MVTKQSTTDHNNHTVKLSTPITATAQTTTIQTAVDGKKSKHKKTRRKKRKNVLNTIARKPRGSDTYDIEGVSANDILKFVITTFENGCTFDDFSLQCDLFPSSVDIPRWFESHAMQFHIFKNNEKIEYILPYVKTAGICSQYNNPHFPGKCNRDNCRFLHVCRRFVRHIYCNFKGCRLAHDFTNPDSSRLIAQFGLENFSENQIKRILNNQFPSICWDYNFNEKCIVGTKKCVNLHLCGSYKFGKCEEPCKFKRTHKLNKDHNKRILRAFEMMNWPADKVLKNIYVPPKRVPSYPSNAKGDSDHYKNIDDDDDDLYKGSDFIHMDESLVPPKADSSDDNSDEDESDELSI from the exons ATGGTAACTAAACAATCTACGACAGATCATAATAATCATACCGTGAAACTATCTACTCCAATTACTGCTACTGCTCAGACGACAA CAATTCAAACTGCAGTTGACGGGAAAAAAagcaaacataaaaaaacacgtagaaaaaagagaaaaaatgtgtTGAACACCATAGCAAGAAAACCAAGGGGATCGGATACCTACGACATCGAAGGTGTTAGTGCAAAcgacattttgaaatttgttatcaCAACCTTTGAAAATGGCTGCACATTCGACGATTTCTCATTACAATGTGACCTTTTCCCTTCTTCTGTAGATATTCCACGGTGGTTTGAAAGTCATGCAATgcaatttcatattttcaaaaacaacGAAAAGATAGAATACATCTTACCATATGTTAAAACCGCTGGCATTTGTTCTCAATATAACAATCCACATTTTCCTGGTAAATGTAATCGTGACAACTGTCGCTTCTTACACGTTTGTCGTCGGTTCGTAAGACACATATACTGCAATTTCAAAGGTTGCAGGCTCGCTCATGATTTTACAAATCCGGACAGTAGCCGACTCATAGCACAATTTGGGTTAGAGAATTTTagcgaaaaccaaattaaaagaATCCTTAATAATCAATTCCCATCCATCTGTTGGGACTATAATTTTAACGAAAAATGCATAGTTGGTACGAAGAAATGTGTCAATTTGCATTTATGTGGTTCATATAAATTCGGAAAATGTGAAGAGCCATGCAAATTCAAACGAACTCACAAACTCAATAAAGATCATAACAAACGGATTCTCAGAGCATTTGAGATGATGAACTGGCCAGCAGATAAAGTCTTGAAAAACATCTACGTTCCACCTAAAAGAGTTCCCAGTTATCCGAGTAATGCTAAAGGTGACTCGGATCATTACAAAAACATTGACGACGATGATGACGATTTATATAAAGGAAGCGATTTCATTCACATGGATGAGAGTTTGGTTCCACCGAAGGCTGATAGTAGTGATGACAACTCAGATGAAGACGAATCGGATGAACTTTCTATTTGA
- the LOC139500032 gene encoding uncharacterized protein gives MKIMNSFHAFQCRMAKHLITKSLLRRSDHLTVNCLIKVHISYKTKNTQNDISDALNTYTDLKLTPLKIRTCEFGKSFSGAHIRCEKFTCTVEESGEQGKIIPAVSIKGMYNDGFDFLNNYINRKLEVDLSDPVDVNRTSAFLQLYKFFSKIEYHERCLKRKGRDIFDDKPQSYVTALLTNHLLSKLVLGKEHITSRDLTDKPLFCPCFNAVNCQKTIEYGHTGLGYEKFWYGRPDVVLSADNELQQNCVMISEDGRTNNQSRDFENELCSEIDEKTKDEEVAMTSHALAQCITFAYSCSNMKKRCQNIALNGTLIPTLVLTPNYYFVYMYDYEHDVLLKSGPSDLWDKSRQKFNTSAILQIWMLLNHMNFDTCLSQNQVNYLGKSANFHNISGEKFTLSELRENVSFKSCFVKSEKAHDMNVYPELAIN, from the exons ATGAAAATAATGAATTCTTTTCATGCTTTTCAATGTAGAATGGCAAAACATTTGATAACGAAGAGTTTACTCAGACGAAGTGATCACCTCACTGTTAACTGTTTGATAAAAGTGCATATATCATATAAAACGAAAAACACTCAAAACGACATTTCTGATGCGTTGAATACATACACAGATCTAAAGTTGACACCATTGAAAATAAGAACATGTGAATTTGGCAAGAGTTTCAGTGGTGCACACATACGGTGTGAAAAATTTACTTGTACAGTCGAGGAATCAGGAGAACAAGGAAAGATAATTCCTGCAGTTTCTATCAAAGGAATGTACAATGATGGATTTGACTTTTTGAACAATTACATTAACAGAAAGTTAGAAGTAGATCTTTCAGATCCAGTGGATGTGAATCgaacatcagcatttttacaaCTTTACAAATTTTTCAGCAAAATAG aGTACCATGAAAGATGTTTAAAAAGAAAAGGCAGAGATATTTTTGATGATAAACCCCAAAGCTATGTGACTGCTCTACTTACAAACCACCTTCTTAGTAAATTAGTGCTTGGAAAAGAACACATTACTAGTAGAGATTTGACTGACAAGCCTTTGTTTTGTCCTTGCTTTAATGCTGTCAATTGTCAAAAAACTATAGAATATGGACATACTGGATTAG GATATGAAAAATTTTGGTACGGAAGACCTGATGTTGTTTTATCAGCTGATAATGAATTACAGCAAAACTGTGTGATGATAAGCGAAGATGGAAGAACAAATAATCAAAGCAgagattttgaaaatgaactatGCTCGGAAATCGATGAAAAGACCAAAGATGAAGAAGTTGCCATGACAAGTCATGCTCTTGCTCAGTGTATTACATTTGCATATTCCTGTTCAAATATGAAGAAACGTTGTCAAAATATAGCATTGAATGGTACATTGATACCTACTTTAGTATTGACgccaaattattattttgtttacatgtatGACTATGAACACGATGTTCTTTTGAAAAGTGGTCCATCTGACTTATGGGATAAGAGTAGACAGAAATTTAACACATCTGCAATTTTACAGATTTGGATGCTTTTGAACCATATGAACTTTGACACTTGCCTGAGTCAGAATCAAGTGAATTATTTGGGCAAGAGTgcaaattttcataatatatCTGGTGAAAAGTTTACATTGTCCGAGCTAAGAGAGAATGTTTCATTTAAGTCATGTTTTGTGAAAAGTGAAAAAGCACATGATATGAATGTATATCCAGAATTAGCAATAAACTAA
- the LOC139500767 gene encoding uncharacterized protein isoform X1 codes for MSFQIAYCGSECFGIQEEKEHGENKDNNIHTGLQNNTEDATISEGAKSFATEVTPKWLSFSFKLHDFVNTNYNRYIEDFTHDDVENKINSRSNCAFVVKQVANERKSSRSPINCGNTQTDQKKTEMGTVVLNEGQAETKDVFVKPPVKMSGFLSSVVKPLTADDNIDNDENVTTVEQVQPEGCFCWPLVHLILKAEDRRIDLSEIFINKRDKKKS; via the exons ATGAGTTTTCAAATCGCATATTGTGGAAGTGAATGTTTCGGAATCCAGGAGGAGAAAGAACACGGTGAAAATAAGGACAACAATATTCATACTGGATTACAAAACAATACAGAGGACGCAACAATAAGTGAAGGCGCCAAAAGCTTTGCAACTGAGGTAACACCAAAATGGCTAAGCTTTTCATTCAAGCTTCATGATTTCGTGAATACTAACTACAACCGTTATATTGAAGATTTTACCCATGATGacgttgaaaataaaattaatagtaGAAGTAATTGCGCTTTTGTTGTAAAACAAGTTGCAAATGAACGTAAATCTTCCAGATCACCGATCAATTGTGGTAACACACAAACGGACCAGAAGAAGACAGAAATGGGCACGGTCGTCTTGAATGAAGGACAAGCAGAAACCAAGGATGTATTTGTCAAACCTCCTGTAAAAATGTCTGGATTCCTGTCGTCTGTAGTGAAGCCGTTGACAGCAGACGACAATATTGACAATGACGAAAATGTTACCACAGTAGAGCAGGTTCAACCAGAAGGGTGCTTTTGTTGGCCTCTTGTTCATCTG atattAAAAGCAGAAGACAGAAGAATCGACTTGTCtgaaatttttattaataaaagagataaaaaaaaatcctag
- the LOC139500767 gene encoding uncharacterized protein isoform X2 produces the protein MSFQIAYCGSECFGIQEEKEHGENKDNNIHTGLQNNTEDATISEGAKSFATEVTPKWLSFSFKLHDFVNTNYNRYIEDFTHDDVENKINSRSNCAFVVKQVANERKSSRSPINCGNTQTDQKKTEMGTVVLNEGQAETKDVFVKPPVKMSGFLSSVVKPLTADDNIDNDENVTTVEQVQPEGCFCWPLVHLIYRIRYRLFDKKKDKELKKLQKF, from the exons ATGAGTTTTCAAATCGCATATTGTGGAAGTGAATGTTTCGGAATCCAGGAGGAGAAAGAACACGGTGAAAATAAGGACAACAATATTCATACTGGATTACAAAACAATACAGAGGACGCAACAATAAGTGAAGGCGCCAAAAGCTTTGCAACTGAGGTAACACCAAAATGGCTAAGCTTTTCATTCAAGCTTCATGATTTCGTGAATACTAACTACAACCGTTATATTGAAGATTTTACCCATGATGacgttgaaaataaaattaatagtaGAAGTAATTGCGCTTTTGTTGTAAAACAAGTTGCAAATGAACGTAAATCTTCCAGATCACCGATCAATTGTGGTAACACACAAACGGACCAGAAGAAGACAGAAATGGGCACGGTCGTCTTGAATGAAGGACAAGCAGAAACCAAGGATGTATTTGTCAAACCTCCTGTAAAAATGTCTGGATTCCTGTCGTCTGTAGTGAAGCCGTTGACAGCAGACGACAATATTGACAATGACGAAAATGTTACCACAGTAGAGCAGGTTCAACCAGAAGGGTGCTTTTGTTGGCCTCTTGTTCATCTG ATTTACAGAATACGATACCGATTGTTTGACAAGAAAAAGGACAAGGaacttaaaaaattacaaaaattctaA